The Bradyrhizobium sp. WSM471 genome includes the window GGAGAAGGCGTCGATTTACTGGTTGGCGACGACAGTCTGGTGAGCGGGTCTGCAGCGAGGCACAATCACTTCTGGAACGCGCAATAGCGGCGCCGTCTTCAGAAGGCCGATTGAGGTCAGCTGACGCACTTCTCGAGCGCAAACAGGAGCGCCTCAATCATGTTCCGCGCCTTCATTGTGATCTTCGCGCTTCTTATTCATCCACCTGTCTTCGCTCAAACGACCCAACCCATCGGTCGTTCGGGACGGCCTGTTCCAACGCAGCCAAATCCAACGTTCTCGAATCCACTTGGGCACGTCGCGCCGATGGCGACGCCCAACGTCTACTATTCGAGAGACCGCAGCGGCCGGGCGACGGTCATTCGACCGAACGGTAGCGCGATCTCGGGCGGATCCCAGAAGCGACGCTAGTTCGCTGCGAGCTGCAGCCGGATGGGTGATCGAGAATGGTCTGATTTGGGCGCATCTGTTGCTACGAATCCCCCAACGGGCACTGGAATGACAATTCTCCGAGCTTGGTTTTTGACTGTGAATGAAGACGCGCGTTCAGTTCGAACGTCGTTGGAGACGGGCGCGGTCGTGACCTGGCTATTTGCTTCTGTCGTCACCATAGGTGCTGCGGTTTTGATCGCGCATTTTGTCGAAGCTATGCGTTCTTAAACTCTGCAGGAAGCTCTCAGGGCGGCCTCTTCGGTTTCGTGACATCCACGCACTCAATTTTGTTCGGCCTTCGAAAGACTCGGTCGTGAGCAATAATTCGCGCGGGTGCGAATCAAACCCCCTCGATACTGAGGAGCAGCCTCGCACGACCAGTCGAGTAGTTGCTTGGCTTTTGTCTAGAATTCGACTGCATCGCAGGGACCGTGTCGATCGGTATGGGCTCCTCGACGGCGAGCCGCGCTCCGGCAGGCCGAGGGCACGTCGGGCCGCAGGTCGCATCCTGGCGTTTTCGCCTGAGCGCTCGCCCCAAGCGGGCAAAAATAGGCCGCAAATCAGCATACAAGTGCCAAACCAGGAATTAAATGTCGCCATGATCCTGCGTTTAACAGGATCGGGGCGAAAAAGCTGGGGTGATCCGATGAAATTTGTTGCCGAAATGGAGCGCCTTGATCTGGACGATCTATGGGCTCTGTATGGAGAGATGACGGAGGTTCTGGAACGCAGGGTCCGCGAAGAAAAGCTGTGTCTTGAGGAGCGTCTCAGAAAGCTCGGAGTTTCAGAACCCGCGCGCCGAGCCTACCCGCCGGTGCTTCCGAAATATCGCAATCCTGAATTTCCCTCCGAGACCTGGGCGGGGCGCGGAAGGCAGCCGCGCTGGCTGGTCGCGCAACTTCAAGCCGGCCGCCGTTTGGACGATTTCAAAATCCAATCGCGAGACAGTCTGCGCGCAAAAGTGAGAATGGGGTAAGGACCGACCGGTCCAAGCCTGGCTATCACGCGTCTAAGTATGAAGACGTACGAACTTGCGCCATCTAGGCGGTCGTCGTGACGAAGCAGCGCCCTGTTTGGCGCGGCTCCTTGCTTCTGCGTCGTCGACCCGCTTCTGGAGTTCGTTTAACTCACGCAATTGCCTGGCAATGATCTCTATTCGCTGATCGAGCTTGCTCGCCATAATTTCACTGACACTGCGCACTGATCCCACCTAAATCCAAACAAGAAAGAAGGTCGCCAAAACGCGGCGATACTAGGTGGGGCATTGCGGGCTTTCAATTGGCGTTCGTGTGACATCAACAACTCGCATTGCCGAGACTAAGCGCTTCACGACGACCCCTCACGCGGTCCAACTGGACTGTTGCGCCACGAAAGTGGTTTGTGCCGCCGTACCTCACGGGAGCGGGGCATGGTCGGCATATACTTCCACGGCGCTTGGCACTTTCGTGCAAACCTGCGATTTGAACCTAGGCTGATCGTGTCCTTAGCGTGATGTAGCTGGCGGCGGGTCACCGCGTTCGCCAGCAACGCCGGTCCCGGTCAGTTGGCGATAGCCGTGATGCTGACGGTTGGATCATGCTCAATGGCGCGATGAGCGTGTGGGCCTGAACCGACCGGCGACGCGTCCCTAGCAACGTTTGCAACGTTGCGGCTGCCAAGGTCACGAAGTGCGCCGTGACCTTCGGCGATCCATCAACACACCTTATCAACCCGTCTTATTCTCCGCGAGGCGGGCGATTTTGCATTTTCAGGACACGGTCATTGCAGTGACCTAGACCGCCGGGAAGTCGATCGGATGGGGCGCGCTTCGATGGTGGGGATAGGCGAGCCTGGGACCCCAGAGAGCGGCTAACGCAGACTGCTCCGTCGTACACGGGAGCGACGGGTCGATGCTGATACATACCGAACCCGGCTTCTCACTTCAGCCTCGTCCACCCGCTTCTGGAGTTCGTTCAGTTCCCTAATCTGCCGAACGATGTTTCGAATTCTAAGGTCTAAGGCACCAACAGAAATCTGGCTACCATTACTCATACCAGCCCTCAATGAATAATCATTGCGTCAATTAACTTGTTGATTTTAGTTCAAAAGCCGCGGCATTTCAAATGATAAGTGCTGCGGCCCAGGAAAGAGCGTGACTTTGGTAACCCTAGGGTCCAGCCGCACCCATTCGACGTCAAGATCGCGGCCGCCGTGCGATCGAACTTAACGAAGTCTGTTTGAAGCGCTGGAAGACGACCTGGAACAGGCTCTCGATCGTCCGTTCCAATCAATGAGCCTTGGGCGGGGCATTGCTTCCCGCCGCTCTGAGCAAATGACTAGATTAGACGGGCGAGTGAACGAGCCCTCGTCGTCCGATCGCAGGAAAGGCATGTCCAGATCGCTCGGCCGCCTCCCAGCCCATTTCAGCCTCATAGTCGAGATCGGCAATGACGTCCTGGAAGGCGGAAATGGCCTGCTGGATTGCGGCGATCTGATTCAGCTCCTCATTCAGAATCGGGCCAACCCGACTTTGAAGCGCGACGACCATTTCCCGCCGTCGTTCTTTCAACTGTACCAACGGCAAACCGTGATCGGACGGATAGTGCATTTCAGTCCTCTCCATTTGGAACTACATCAGTTCTTAGCCAAATTTTGATGATATGCGGTTGCAAGATGAGTTCGAATTTAGCTTTCAGCGACGTTCCGGCAAACGATCGTGAACTAGTGCGCAGTTCCGGTTTTGCGGACCTGCGCAGACGACAGGTCCGTGTCGCGGTTATAATTTTCATTGCCCATGGCTCGAGGTGACTGGCTCCTCCTCGGACTCGGCAGCGCGTAAGAGAAGCTTTGGTCGGAGGATCTGCTCGCGTGTTGCTCCATGACTATCGGAACAGGGTGGTCCTCCCAGGCGGACACGAGTGCGGAGCGCCATCTCTTCGCCGCTACGGGCGCCAGAATTGCGACAGCGCGACATGATGACCGCATTCGACCGTCAGCTTTGAATGGTCGTAGGAAGCTCGTCCATACGTCTATCCTGACCGCTACCTGAGCGTGCCTCTGGACCGCGTTGAGGGCTCGGGATTCATTGTTGGGTCGGGTCAACACGGTCGCGGATTGGGGCCTACTCGCCCGTAGCCGAAGCTGCATCACCGCTCGCGCATTGTTGAATGCTGCAAAATCAACCCGGAGTGCGCTCTTGCCCAGACGGCGCGATGCATCGTGGTAAGGCTAACGAGCGGTTTGAGTTGCGAACCCAATCGTCTGGACCGATGTTTGCCGTGGTCATGGGATTGCCCGGAGGTGAGGCAACCGCGCGGCAAGGGGTGCCGTCTCACGTGGCGGCGTCCCGCCCAATAGCGGTCAGACACCCCGATAGACACAGTCGCTGGGGTCATCCTCCTGCACCGTCATGCAATCCCGCCCTTCTTGTCCCGCGGCCCTCGGCGTTAACCGGCTGCGGGAGCTGGGCACCCGTTTGTTTTCGCGACCACATCGAGGTTCCGACGCATCAAGGTCCCCGCGTCCCCCGCGTACTGTTCAGCGGTGGCCGGCGAAGCGCGCGCGTCGCTTGCTCAATCGGACTGGCAAGGGTTGGCGAGCAGGTCCAAGGGACTTGACGTTGCAGCCCCCATCCAGGTCCGGTAGTTTTGATCGAGCTGCTATTGGAGAGCTTCTTCCATGATGTCGCGCATATTCATGATTGTCGGCTCTGCCGTTCTCTTCGTTCGCTCTCCTTGCGACAAGGCTGCGGCTGCCTCAGCAGAAGTGGCTAAGAAGTGTGAAGCGGCGGTAGTGGCGGCCCACCGCGCATGCCATCGGACCCGACAGCGGGAAGCGTGAAGGGCAACGTCCGCGACCAGCGGGCCTGCTTTAACGAGTGCACCGAAAACGGCGGAACACCGCGCAGCGACAAGAAATAGCAGCCTACCTTTCGAGCTTTCCGGCCTTCGTTCGGGCAAGTTCTTCGCGCCTGATTGGACCAAAAGGTAAATCGGACAGATCCATATCCGAAGCAAGATCGAGGAAGAGGATCAGAAACTCAAAAGGCTGCGATGGTTTTGGCAGGGGCACTGCAAGCGCTCCGGCAGCCCTGCGGCGAACACGAGACCGTGGCCGCGAGACCATCTAGATCGCAGGCCGAGCAGCTCTCCTGGATGTTCGTAGATAAGAGGCTGCAACCATATTCTGGCCGCGCTTAGGCCAAAGAAGCCGCGCCACTTATTTGCTAGGGACAGATTTTTCTCGTCCAAGCCGATCCGATGGTGTGGAATGCGGAGGTGGAGACGTCGTCATGACGAACGATGCGACGAAGATCGTGGAAACGATGCTCAGGGACCGCCAAATGGAAAATAGGCGGGCCTACCTAGTCCGTGGCCGATGCTACCGACGGCTCACGCCCGGGCCGATAATTTGAGCTCATTCGATCAGGCTGCATTGAACAACCTCGGAGTCGAGATGACGTTGCGTGAAATGAATCCGCCGCTCGACCGGATCGGCGAAGTTTCGCAAGAAGTCGTCGCTAGGTCGGACGCGGCGTCGAAGCGGCCATGCGCTGATCCGGCGTCTCTCGGTCAGGGAAAAGAAAATATTGGACAGGGGACACAGGGGCAGACATAAAAAAGTCCGATCCAAGCAACCGTTGGTGATTGCTTGCGCTGATCGCGCGAGCAATGCCGAGCCTTCTGCCATTGAGTTTCACCGGATGCGCACGGGTCAACCAATTTGCCGACCGGGCATAGTTCTACAGGGTTTCGCAAGCTACTCGTAGGCGTCTTCGTGACTCAGTGACCAACCTTATCGAACTACGCGCTCCGACTATGAGCGTCGACCACTCACCTCAAGAGAACTGTCGCGGTTCAATGCGCTCGGGTCATTGCGATCAGCTGTCGGAATGAAGCTGTTTGCAGCAGTTGAACGCGCCGCATCGCGGCCTCAGGATCGCCAATCCCGCGGCGGCGAAACTAAATGTTCGGGACGGCGATCCGTTCGGGCTAGGAACGCAAGGGGAGCGTCTGCATCCTTGCTATCGCCCGAAAACTCGCAAGCCAGAAGTATGTTGCGCTGCGGCCTTGCGGCCAAGAATCTGTTTGTGCGAGGAGGCTGCAAACGAGCCGTCTCAATAGCGGCGCAAACGTCCATCCTTCTCCAGCGCTCGCACCCGTCGCCTTTTGGATTGGTTGTGCCGGGTCGCATATGCTTAGGACGGAGCGATCCCACGTGATCGGTGTAATCTTGAAAGGTAGAAAGGATCAGCGAGTACCACGTTCGTTGAGACTGGCGATGGGGAGATTGAGGCCGCTTAATGAGACGGTGATAACTCACATCAACCGGCCCGGGCCAGTGACGCCGAGATCGGGCCGGTTTCGCTGTTTTTAAAATCAGTGCATTGCAGATGATTTTTAAATGCTACCAAGGTTCTTGGATTGATCGGAAAAATACTGTGCCTCGTCTTCGGCGTCACGGCGGGGAAGTCGATGCGTTGAATATCTAGTTTTGAATTTCGATTTAATTTATTTAATTGTGGATGTGCAATACGAAAGCCGCAGACTTTTGGAGTGGCTTTCGTCGTTTTGCCGCTTTAGGCTTGCATTGCTTTTTTGCAGAGCCCTTGAGCTCGATTCATTTCCATTCGGGCATACTGGAATGACCCGCTATTTTTTCGACATTCGGGACGGATGTGATCTCTATCCTGACGACATGGGGCAGGACTTGGCTGACGAAAAGGCAGCCGAAATCGAAGCCACACAATCGCTCGCCTGCATGATTAAAGATGATCTCGCCGAAGATCGGCGTGACATGGCTATCGAGGTTCGCACTGAAGAAGGGCCCGTCTTCCAAGCTGCTTTCATATTCGGCAACGGACGCATGAAGCACTAGCTGTGCTTCTGCATCGGAATGTTCTAATCACTTTGCAGCGGGCTCATGTCTCGTCAATCCGAGTTGTCGACAGTCTGAAGGCGAAGGCCAAATCGATCGCTCCGTGCGGCTCCCCAAAGTCAATGCCTGGCTCGACGTGGCAATTCGCTTCTGCTCCGGCGGCGCCATGCCGGGCCCTTGTTTGGCTGAATGACGGTCAATATTTCCGCGCCGTCAGAGACGTCGCGTGCTCCGGATCGTCGTAGTTGGCGATCCTTGGTCGCGAGACATCGCAGGAACCTGTCCATTCAGGCTCTCCAACAACTGCCCGCGGCGCGCCTCCATCCACCAGAAATTATGTCCGAATGCGTCGATTGTCTCACGTAAGCGGCGATTGCGGTCAGCGCGCGGGCCAATGCAAACACATTTGAATGCCCGAACTCCATTGCGCACGCTGTTGTGATCTGCGCAGGCGAGTGCCGCGGCGCCTTTATTTGAATACCCGTCGGCACCCCAATCCGAAAGCCCGGTTGGCTTCCAATGAGTCAAAATGTGGCTCAAAAAGCTCCGGAACCAGCGGCGGCCTGGACTGTTATTTTTTGTTATGGTCGGCGTCTCATAACGTGTATCTCTAGAGATTTCAATCTTGCTTAATTAAATCGTTGGGCGCATTGATGGGCGTCACGAAGCGGCTTGGATTCGCGTGAGGGATTATGGACTACGGCCAGTTGAAAGTGTTGTCGGTGGATGAGCTCTGGCTTCTGCACGAGGAGATCACCTCCGAGTTGAGCAGAAAGATCGAGGCAGAAAAAGCCAAACTCGAAGAGCGACTTCAGAAGATAAAAATGGCAACTACTAAGAGGGGCGGGAGGGAAGGTCACCGTCGCCCATATCCGAAAGTGTTGCCTAAATATAGAAATCCCAAAAATCCCAAAGAGACGTGGTCTGGGCGCGGGAAACAGCCGCGCTGGCTGACGGCCCAGCTTGGGGCAGGCAAGAAGCTGAACCAGTTTTTGATCTCGCGGCCGTAATCCGTCCGGCTAAAAGCTTGCCGAAATTGCGAAGCCATATGACTCGCGGCGGGGAGCATCGAACGTTCAGGCGGAAACAAGCATCCGACCGTTGAGTGTTCAATGCATCCCGATCCGGCAGGCCGGAGTTGGCCGCGTGGTAAGGTTTTGTCGGGCGGTCGCACAGTCGAGCCACAGACATTTGCACGGAGACGCATGCACAGGTCTGCCGCCAGTCGTCGTCTAACAGCTCTCAACTGCCAGAAATAACGGAAATGCCTGAACGTACAGTGCAGATCCGCGTGCAGTTGTCCATGACGTGACTTCCGTTCAGAGAATGCCGGTCCGTTTCCTTAATTTGTCTTCGTCAGCACATCTCGCCAGGTTTCGATCGCGGCGATAGATTTGCTCCACAAAGGAGCGCTATCCGCCCCGGTCGACCGGAGCGATTGAACAAGTTCGTCTATCGCAGCCGAAGCCGCAAGATAGGCATCGACTCCGCCGGGTACGACAGCGCTCTCCTTGTAATCCGAAGCGTCAGCCAGGAGCTGCTCGACCATTTTGATGGCGGCGCGTCGGTCGGACAGTTTGGCGTGACGGACCACGAGCAAGGCGTGCTTGGCGCTCACGAGCGCCTTTTCGACCAGAAGCTTGTCCGCTGCAATTTCTTTGGCCATCAATCGGGCCCGCCGACAATGTGATGAATAGAGCAATAAGGGAGCAATTCTAGAATTGTAGCGAGCGCATGCTCGATGGGCAACCAATGAGAGAGGTCGCTTCGACGCCCGGAACGTCGTGGGTCCAGGTTCGGTTTGATCAGAATTCGGGAACGCTTTCTGGACTGCATCGCACGACGGTGAGCCGGGAGGCTGTCAATTCATCGGTCCGAAGTGTTTGCCGGGATCCGCGCGGTCACCGGCAAACAGGCCTTCTCGGCTACAAGGGCTAACATGGCGCCTGTGGCGGCCCCGGTTACTATATGCTCAAGCGCCCTTGTCTGGCTGGCGCAGCGGTCAGCCGCCTTGCGGTTAGCGCCCCGAAAACGTCTAAACTCCTGGTCGTGCGGCGCAGTGCCCCTGGCGGCTTTGCATCTGTGCCTTCGCCGCATTAGGTTGACCAAATCTGAGCTGGATAGAAGCCCATTTGATGACGTTGGAGCCAACTAGAACTGCGGCAGGCATCGCGAATACCGCACATCCAGAAGTGGAGTTTGCGCTCGTTCTGGCTCGCACAATTGACGCCGTGCAGGGAGATCCGGAGCAACTGCGCCAGGTTATCTATGAGTTGGCGCGGCAGAAGCTTGAGCAATTGCAAGCCGGCGATCCGGCTGAGCAGCAACGACTGGCGCTGGCGCTAGAAGTCGCGATTGCGGGCGTTGAAGCGAATGCGAAGGGCGGTCCGATCGTTCACGACAAGATCCGGTCTGCTGCGATACCTGAACGCTCCTTCCGCATAGCCGCGACCGTCGCTGATAAGACGAGCATCTTGGCAGCCGACAACGAATATGAATTTGGCGGATCATCACCCGTCGAGAATGTGCGAGGTTCTCGACGCATGTTGATGGGGCAATCGCAACTTTTGCCGGCCCTCTCTTTACGCCACTTGGCAATGTTCTGCTTCGTCGCCGGCGTTGTTGTTTGGGCGATCACGTTCGCAGGACGGACGTCATTGCCGACGCCTCAAAGGCCAGAGCCGATCCAGCCCAAGACTGAACTCTCGGTCCACAACAAGAGTTCTCAAGTTCCAACGGTCGAAAAGGCAATCCACGAGAGCAGGCTGCTCCCAGCGGCATACGGGGTATATGCGGAGCAGGGCGGCAAACTCCTTGCGCTCCAGATGTTGCCCGGGCATGCCCCGGATCCACGCGTTGCCATTTCGGCTGCGATTACCAAGCCCAGCGAAACGATGCTTCTAGATGGCAACGCACATTTCATAGTATTCGACAAGGACGGGCAGGGCGCGCACGAATCGGTTGAG containing:
- a CDS encoding H-NS family nucleoid-associated regulatory protein, producing MILRLTGSGRKSWGDPMKFVAEMERLDLDDLWALYGEMTEVLERRVREEKLCLEERLRKLGVSEPARRAYPPVLPKYRNPEFPSETWAGRGRQPRWLVAQLQAGRRLDDFKIQSRDSLRAKVRMG
- a CDS encoding H-NS family nucleoid-associated regulatory protein; protein product: MDYGQLKVLSVDELWLLHEEITSELSRKIEAEKAKLEERLQKIKMATTKRGGREGHRRPYPKVLPKYRNPKNPKETWSGRGKQPRWLTAQLGAGKKLNQFLISRP